Within candidate division WOR-3 bacterium, the genomic segment GTTCTCTTCATACAGCGCCTGAATTGCGGCAAAGAGCACGCCATCCGCATCTGCCATATTTATGCTTTTATCATTTTCCCCGACGCCGAAAGCAGCGTAGAACTCCTGCGCCACCGGTCCGATGTGCTTTGTGCCGTCATTCTGGTCTTTCATCCGGTAGTAGCGCACTGGCACCGTAGCCAGTTTTTTAAGCAGAGCCTTGTGGTCAACCGGTTGAAAGTCGGTCTTGTTTGCACTATCACAGGCAGATGACCAGGAGTTGGAACCGGGTGCCAGGTAAACACCGCTCGTCATCAAACGGTTGGAGAAGAACCAGACTCCGCCCCGTGCCCGCACTCGCCACTGGTTGGCACCTGTAGTATAGACCGAATCAGAAGAACTTTGCACCGAATCACTCCAAACGAAACTGTTAGTATGGTTTGCCCGGGCAAAGCTTCCCGCAGCAAAACTGCAATCCCCGGCAGCCTTGTTGTAGTAACCGCCTGGAACCGTGGCAGCACCGCCCGAGGCGGTGTTGATGTACCCGCCAGCAACCGTGGCAGCGGAGCCCGAGGCACTGTTGCTGTATCCGCCACCAACCGTGGCATACCAATTCGAGGCGCGGTTGGATACTCCACCGCAAACAGTGGCATGATGGTCCGAGGCGGCATTGCGGACGCCACCGGCAACCGTGGCACCATAGCCCGAGGCGGTGTCGCCGTACCCACCGCCAACCGTGGCATAAAAGTCACGTGCCACATTGAGACTTCCGCCCCCAACAAAGGCAAATTTGGCGGTTGCTGAGTTGTCCTTACCACCGCACACCACCGCTGCGGTATCTTCAACACCAGCACCAGCGAGGTTGGAATAGCCTGAGAGAACACCGCTGTAAAGCGCGCGAGCCGTATCAGCGTACCCGCCGCCAACCGTGGCACAGTAGGCCGCGGCGGCGTTGCCATACCCGCCGCCAACCGTGGCATAATGGCCCCCCGCCACATTGGCACGTCCGCCGCTAACCGTCGGAGCGTCATCGCTACCCAGAACGTTTTGATAGCCACCGCCAATCACTCCGTTATAGCCCCAGGCTATATTATTACGGCCCCCTCCAACCGTAGCTGCGAGACCTAAGGCTTGATTACTATGTCCACCACCAATCGCACAGTAATCAACCGCGAAGTTTGAATCACCACCGGCGATTGTGGCAAAATCATAGGGAGCTACATTGTAAAACCCTCCGCCTACGGTACAGTACATCTCATTTTGGCTGTAATGTCCGGTTTGGCTGTTAGCCCCTAAATTGACATGGGTAAAGCGATAAGAACCATAAAGCATATTGCCGGCACCACCACGCGCAATGCCCAGTTGCCTTATTGTGTAAAGGACCGAATCCGGTGTGCCGCGCACCCAGGCGCTGTCACCCTGACCAACACTGTCATTTCTTGGTG encodes:
- a CDS encoding tail fiber domain-containing protein, whose protein sequence is PRNDSVGQGDSAWVRGTPDSVLYTIRQLGIARGGAGNMLYGSYRFTHVNLGANSQTGHYSQNEMYCTVGGGFYNVAPYDFATIAGGDSNFAVDYCAIGGGHSNQALGLAATVGGGRNNIAWGYNGVIGGGYQNVLGSDDAPTVSGGRANVAGGHYATVGGGYGNAAAAYCATVGGGYADTARALYSGVLSGYSNLAGAGVEDTAAVVCGGKDNSATAKFAFVGGGSLNVARDFYATVGGGYGDTASGYGATVAGGVRNAASDHHATVCGGVSNRASNWYATVGGGYSNSASGSAATVAGGYINTASGGAATVPGGYYNKAAGDCSFAAGSFARANHTNSFVWSDSVQSSSDSVYTTGANQWRVRARGGVWFFSNRLMTSGVYLAPGSNSWSSACDSANKTDFQPVDHKALLKKLATVPVRYYRMKDQNDGTKHIGPVAQEFYAAFGVGENDKSINMADADGVLFAAIQALYEENQQLLHRIEVLEARLNQGR